The Mycoplasmopsis cynos DNA window AATTTCTTTAAAGTTTTTTGCTTGTGACAGACCATTTTGTCCGGTTGTTGCATCTAAAACCAGCAATGATTCATGCGGAGCATCCGGTACAAAACGTTTAATAATATTAACCATTTTAGAAAGTTCATTCATTAAGTTTATTTTATTTTGCAATCTTCCAGCTGTATCAATGATTAATAAATCATAATGTTCACTAGTGGCTTTATCAAGTGATTCATATACAACTGAAGCAGGATCGGCGCCTTCTTTTTGTGGTTTTATAATTTTAGCCCCTATTCTATCTGCTCAAATACCCAATTGGTTTACTGCGCCAGCTCTAAATGTATCAGCGGCTGCTATTAAAACTTTTTTACCTTCTTTGATGTATTTATTTGCTATTTTAGCAATAGAAGTTGTTTTGCCTGAGCCATTAACACCTACAAAGATAAAAATATTTAATCTACCATCAGAAAAATTTAAGTTAGTATTAGTAATTGTATTTCCAGTATATATTACAAAAAGTTGATCAGCAATAAGCTCGCCAATAAGTTTTGGATCATCGATATTATTTATTTTTACTTCTTGCTTGATTTTTTCAATAATTACATCAACTAGTTTTAAGTTAATATCAGACATTATTAGTAGTTCTTCTAATTCTTCAAAAAAGTCTTCATCTATTTGATTATATTTGTTTTGAATTTCTAAAAGTTTTTTACCAAAATCAGAGCTATTTTTAAGACCATTTTCATATTTTTTAAATTTTTCACTTGTTAAGATCTCTTTTTGCTTTTGCTCTTTTAATTCTTCTTTTAGAGTTTGAATATCTTGTTTGTTTTCTTTTTTGAAAACTTTATTAATTAAATTTTTAAAAAATCCCATAAATATATTTTATTATATTTTTTTATTTATCCTTGATAATAATTGCTTAAATATAGCTTAAAATTGCTATTTTGAGCTATTAAATTTAGAGTTTTAGCAATAGTAAGATTGTAATATAATTAAATATTAGGACAAATTATGGAACAAGTAATAACTAAAAAAACCAACATTATTAATAAGTTTAAATATACATCCGCTTTAATAATTTCTATTTTAGGAACAGAAGCGGTTAAGTTAAGTTCGTCAGTTTATATTTTTAAATTAACAGAAAATTTTTGACTTGTTTCATTGTTTTATCTATTTATCCAATTGCCAGCTTTAATTGTATATATTTTTGGGCCAAAAATTGTTCAAAAATTCACTAATAAGCAAATCATATTTTTTGCAGATTTTTCAAGTTTTTTAGTTGTATTAATTGTTTTTGTGATTTACTTTTTAATTGATACGAATATTTATGGGCACACATTTTCTTGGATTTTAACTATTTCTAGTTCATTATATGGTTTATTTAACAGTTTTAGATTTTTAGCTATTAAAAATATAATTTTTTATTTATCAAATAATTCTCATGATATGAAACAATATAATTTATTTAACTCATTAGGATTATCTTTTGCTTCATTTTTATCACCAATTTTAGGCTTTTTGTTATTTAAATATTTTCCTTTTTGAGCTACATTATTATTAAATATGATTACATTTCTAACTTCAACATCATTATATTTATGTTTAAAGCAAAAGAAGAATCATATTGAATTTATTGAACAACACGATGTTGAAATTAAAACTAGCAAAAATAAATATTTAAATTGAACTTTTGCAATTTCGCTAGGATTTTTAATAACAATCTTACTTTATCCAAAACAAGCAGGAATTAATCAATTTTTCAGTTTTGTTAATTATGAT harbors:
- the ftsY gene encoding signal recognition particle-docking protein FtsY, coding for MGFFKNLINKVFKKENKQDIQTLKEELKEQKQKEILTSEKFKKYENGLKNSSDFGKKLLEIQNKYNQIDEDFFEELEELLIMSDINLKLVDVIIEKIKQEVKINNIDDPKLIGELIADQLFVIYTGNTITNTNLNFSDGRLNIFIFVGVNGSGKTTSIAKIANKYIKEGKKVLIAAADTFRAGAVNQLGIWADRIGAKIIKPQKEGADPASVVYESLDKATSEHYDLLIIDTAGRLQNKINLMNELSKMVNIIKRFVPDAPHESLLVLDATTGQNGLSQAKNFKEIANLTGVILTKLDGTSKGGIVLSIKDEYNLDVKYVGLGEKLDDLQEFDLDLFIYMTKVLILS